AGGGATAAATCTGCGACTGCTTAACGTTGCAAAAAAACTCTCTGAGTCTTCGAGCCATTTCTGTCTGTAGTTTACTCTGAAAGCCTGAAGAAAATCTGTCAGTGCAGTGAGAATATTTCATTCCGTTTCTGAAAAGAAACCAGCTTCACTGTAAAAGTACAGAGAGGTCTCTGTCGCCTTGTTTTAGACTAAATTCAGTCTTTGTAGTTGAAGCCACTGTAGCGACTCCTCGAGGGTGTCGCCATGCGCAGTGACGCAGTGACTAAAATGCAAAatcaacacactcacatgctcacagtgacactGTTAACACATTAtaggggcaatatgtaagaattgtagttataaaaaggttttaaaaaataataaaagtatggacagaatgtgaataaataacacTTTTGACATTACGATGTttatgcattgtgttgcagagacatatATAGtaaatgtctctgcaacactATGCTACTGCTGCTAACCAGCAGATGTGCTAGTGGTATAAACACTCCTCTTGTTTCCCCTTTCGGACGtgcaagctaagctaactagctaagggcagctacagttagcagcagatgGTGGCCACACCGGTGATATGCAGCAACcttttttgctttgatttggTGGCCAATTgttacgtattgcacctttaatgtttgccgaacaatgttcaaaccatcTAAGTTAATTAGGGGAAAATGAGGGCTTGCAAAGTTTATTGTCATAAACCAGTGTATTTTACAACTAAAATCTTCACCTGATGGTGCTAGATGACAAGTTAAAGGCACAACATGTTATTTCTGCTGCTAGGGGGTTTCTTCTTCAAGACAAAAACGCTTCCTGAGTATTGCACCAGACCTTCTGGATGAATAAACACCCAGAACCACATCAGATTCTACTCTGATCTGGTGCTGTTAaccaacaggaggagagcttttttggatttatcttcactcccatttatcaacctgactgcagcagggaTCAGCGGAGGTGACCTCTCACGTCAGGTATTGCtataatgttgactgctgactggagctggaggggaaacatTACTGTACTTCTTAGAGTTAATGGTACAGAGAGGAgtggaagaaagaagagagggaatctctggtgagtgctgagttgaGTAAGaggttgacctgaattcaaacacagacacagacacacacacctcagtgcATGCTGTCGCTGGCTAGTTTAgggctaatgtacagtaaagtcGTCTGGGTGTTGTGGgcaaaaaagcacaaataatACTGCTTATTAAATCTATGTCCACTTTGTAAGAATAAGTATATTTTTTGCGTCTTATTCCCAACTCATcgaatactgatgctttggaaCAAGTCCGGGATGAGACTCAAAATCTGCTTTCCCTTACAAAGTGGACATTTAAGTGCTCAACAAGATAATTACAAATCATCTCGGCAGAACAACTGGTATCCGTACCCGATTTCATGAACATCTGTCCAATActtgttgagacattttaatcGTTTAGGAAAAGTCACTGAGATTTATCCTCTGGGGACAATGAATGTCTGGCTAGAATGTGTGCCAATCCATCTCAAAGATAAAGACGAATTTCACAGGATAAGTGAAAACTTGGCTCAAGGCTGGATTAAAAGTCAGGGGATCCTCGGTCCATTATGTTGCATCCTCTGGGCACTTTGGATTAAGGGATCAACAGGAAGGTTATTACAGTTCATTTGATGATACGATGGGTGTGCAATGTCATGTCAGACCATCTAATAgtttttgagacattttaatcaaaagccAGCCTTGGTTGGGGGCTCAAGTTCATTAGGATTCGTTCTATTTTGACCATGAATGTTtgcacaaatgttgttttctgactGAAGTGGTGGCCAAGACGGAAATTTCTATCGCTAAAACCACATTAGACGACTATGTGCATAGACAAAATTTGCGGACGTTATagtttaaatgaataaatacactcaaaatGTTACAGTACAGGCTTGGCTGGTGGTAACTCAGGTATGCTATGAAAACTTTTGTACACATGACTTCTGAAATATTGGCTACAGCCCCGACATCTGCGTGTTCAAACGAGTACAGAAAAAGGCAGGTTGTTTTCAAGAGAGTGGAACttcaaggacaaaaacaaatctaaaaaaaaaacaaaacaagagggAGATTTTGGCATGCTGACTGTGAGGTTACAACCGGATGAATTAATGCAAAGCTTCTCTAAGCATGCATGAAAAGTTCCGCTGATGACATAAAAAAGTGGGAGAGAAATGAAAGCTCCCGCCTCGGAGGAGTCTTTAAAGTTGGACATGGATCTTACAGGCTCAGATAAAGACGAGCAGATACAGGCTGTTGCTTTTTCCTTTGATCACTCAGAGCGTTTATTCTGTGGCACgggaataaaacattaaaaaaaaaaaaaaaagtgctctgCAGTCTGCCAACACGACATACTCTAAAATGGCCACAATAAGTGAAGCTGCACTAATGCGTTCTTGAAGATTATAGTATGAATCATTAAGGAGGAGGATGATCGTGGCTATGGGGAAATTAAGGGGAagttaattttagtttttttttttttcctaccagTAAATGAAAGCAGGCAAgctctgctccctccctctgaaTTACAGCTGCTTGTCTGGTGTCCTGTCACTGGTGGCACCGTGTACGTCATTAATAACGCCTTTAACAAATCCTCCCTCTCAGTGTGGCAAAGCACTTCGAGCTGATATAAATTCTTGTCTGGGACTCACCAGATTTATCGCCACAGATGCATCAGGATGTTTACTGCTACTTTTTGAAATTCTtcatttttccctttctctctctctctttttcccccccttgtgAGAGACAGGAGCCACCGGTCTGGCAATTCCCCTAAACACTTTGTCCCGCAGCCCTTGCTCATCCATCACGCGGACAAAGACCAAGTGCTCCACGGGGTGTAATTCTGTCAGACTTGTGCGGGTGCAGGACCACCGATTATACACCAGCGTCTCTCTGTGGTGTCACTGTGGCATCCTGTATcgatatgcacacacacacacacacacacacacacactctcattcaccAAGGTTACAAAACAAAGAGTTATACGGCCATGAAAACGCATAAACCACCATGGTGCCTGCAGCAGAGGCGAAAAGACGAGGGTGAGATGCTAATTTGCCACAGCCAAGGACAAAGCAAGGAAATTAGAAGCtagaaagcaaagaaaagccCGTCATGTGCTGGTCCTGTGAGAGAAACTGGCAACTTAACTGAGATAAAGAGAGGAAAACTGAGAATATacccagaggaggaagaagcacGCAGATCATTCactcaaagctgctgtaagtcttttttgtgtgtgtgaatcagctCTGTATTCCTACAgtaatcagtgttttgtcagcTCTGTCCCCTCATTTTGCCCAAACCCTCCACGCAACACTTTGcaaaagtcttttgttttgttccaatAGAGAGCCCCCCAAATGTCACAAGTCATATTTTGTACGTTTAACACATTAAAGAACACCTGAACCTTCAGTTTATCAGAAATATTCAACATACAAGGTTTTCACTACACAGGAAGGACATGACAAACTGTgatctgaaaagtaacttgtaacttaAAGTGataaaagtacatttccctCTGCGATATTGTCGAGTGCAAGTATAAAGTCGAACAAAATTGAAATAGAAAGGAAGTCACGTGTTAAGCATTTAAACAGAGTATGTTTATTTGACATGGTAAAGGTGATgggaaatgatttaaaatcatcacatttcaaCATCACTCTTTCTAGTTTGTTAATAAATGTacggttaaaaaaagaaagaaatggaaaacgTAGCAGGTAAACACAACGTCATCATCAGTATCAATAAATACGTTTGGTTTCAAATATgccacagaaaaatgagaagaaTTGGCCGACTGTACAGTCCAACCCACAcaagctttttgtgttttaaatccagaatcattttcacactttcatTTGGATGAGTAGCTTTACAATGCATTTGCAGCCATTACAATTCAAAACACGTCGTGCTTCTTCATCAGTAGGAACACCCTGTATCCCCCGCTGCAGCTCCCCGCACATAAATATACCAACTGTTCCGCCATCCGCAATCAAAGCAGATATTTCATTAACAACACAATGTGCCACTCCTCCTCAAAACATGGCCTGCCTTCTGAAAATCCTCAGCCTGGTCAGGAATGTGAAGTAGATAAAAGTCAGGCTCACCAGCACATTTTTCAACGGGTACAACACGGGAGTTACAAAACCAAACACGGCGATCAGAGCCACTCGAATGACAAAGAAGGGAAGGTCCTGCAGAGCAAATCCAGCAGAAGACAGCAGAGGGTTGTTGGGAGTGATGGCCACACGGAGAGTAGACAGGAAGGCCACGATGTAGACCGGGAACACCCAGCCTGAGAAGAAGACCGATGGCACTCCAGCCACTCTCACCAGCTCCACGGTGTCGAGCCAGAACATGAAGCTGTCTACAAAAGCCTCCGCCCTGCCGTCCCTCCTCCACAGGAAGCGCAGAGGACCAGAGTAGGACCGGGGCCTTGAAGAGGAGGCGTACAGGTAGGCAGCGCTGGACGCTCTCGGGCCAGCGAGGTCCCGCCAGCTGCCCGGGGTGCTGCCGTTCCTGGCCTCTGGTTGGTCCTGGGTCAAACCGTTCTGGCCTTCATCAGTGTGCAGCTGGGCGGTTACTGTGGTCACCGCTTCCAGGTGGGTGAGGACGGGGCCTGACATGTCAAGGTCAGGATCCAGGCCGTCTGCTGCAAGTGACACGAGCACacacaacatcagctgtaatCCGCAGGATATGGGGATCAGTATCTTATTTGATCTTATATTATCTTAATGCTCCCTTTAATATTAATTACCAAGGCATTACATTTTGGGCCCCCATTCTGAGGAGAAGTCTTTCACTTTTGCTTTTGTCCACTCAACTAGGGTTTAATGTGCTTTATGATGCGCAtgctttttcccccctcaacaCTGAGAGCCAAAGAACACCTGAATTAATCAACGTCTCCACTCCAGGGCGTCCACTGATCACAGGGTTAGCGGTGCGATCCCCAGCTCCTCCTGGCCACATGTCTCAGTGACACTGGACCCCTAATTGCTCCAGATGGTCAGACTGTAGCTGATTGCCATCAGcgtctgagtgagtgtgtgtgtgtgtgtgtgtgtgtgtgtgtgtgtgtgtgtgtgtgtgtgtgtgtgtgtgtgtgtccacagctGATTATATGGCTAATTGCAAAGCACTTGCAAAGAAGTGCTATTAAATGTAGCTGTTAACCTCAAGTATGTGTGTCTTACTCTGTAATTTTAGATTTTAGTGAAATCAACAAAAGTCTTTCTTATAAACCGTTAATATTGTCTTGGTTAAGTGTTCAGCACTTTCTTCTTTAACTTTGTTATTGGTGGACTGTGGCCACCGGCGacaaatacacataaaacaataaaagttgCAAGTGGTGGACAAACTGGAAATCTAATATATAGATGCAATGTCAGTGTGCTGAAGAAAATGTGCTTCAGGGACATTTGGGGATGATTTTGGAGGTggttgttttaaaaatggtttgGTAAAGTTGCATTAGAGAGGCACATACAGCATGCTGTATATCCTGGCTATCAGGACCAGCTTAGCCTGCTCTTGGGCCCAAGGGGAAAGTGAACTCTCTTACGCCCATATCACTACCTGCACAGAACTGGGCAAACTAGCCAACAGCAGCTATAGCTAGCAGCAGATTGCAGTTTGTCTGGTGATACAGTGCCCACtaatttgttttgagtttgaattcaACATGTGGCCAATGCTTCCATGTTGCACCCTTATGGAAACATTTTCGACACCAGACATGTTGACTTGTCATAGTAGGAATAGTACGCGTGTAACTTATGGTGTGTTCAATTTCAATTGGTATGTTTGGATATCTATGCCAGCTGGCAATTTCAATTTCAACTGGAATGCCTGGAAGTTGGGCGTACTTCGCCAACCCCAACCTCGAAATCCAAGATGGCTTCTCCagtgggtttctttttttagccCTTCCATCAGATTAATGTGTCATTAAATCACTCTTAAACACACTAGTGTCCAacttccatctgtgaaaagtggCTCTGCTGTTTGAACGTGCAACATAACaagtgttgttattattagtatACAGGTGCTGCTAACAATGGCTAACCTGACTTTTGCTGGTTTTCCAACTTTGAAACTGAACTTTGGTAAGGCGTTATACCAAGCTCTAACTTCCAAGGTAAACCGAACGCACCATAACTGCACTTTACtactctgctctgtgtgt
Above is a window of Acanthopagrus latus isolate v.2019 chromosome 21, fAcaLat1.1, whole genome shotgun sequence DNA encoding:
- the si:dkey-32m20.1 gene encoding transmembrane protein 236 — its product is MLSGKTVKFILYEVLQFAALTVPIFVIMERFARIIHTVQGGNRTAYWLVVAVSIAYVTTVTLLVWAPLKYMFLKRRRFISDITQWRPTALAYIVLCTFPCFAILITSSKVQADNDPGIRDHFDELPVSLVLVCLICVDITERIRHCKLLGSSDGLDPDLDMSGPVLTHLEAVTTVTAQLHTDEGQNGLTQDQPEARNGSTPGSWRDLAGPRASSAAYLYASSSRPRSYSGPLRFLWRRDGRAEAFVDSFMFWLDTVELVRVAGVPSVFFSGWVFPVYIVAFLSTLRVAITPNNPLLSSAGFALQDLPFFVIRVALIAVFGFVTPVLYPLKNVLVSLTFIYFTFLTRLRIFRRQAMF